Proteins from one Chroococcidiopsis sp. CCMEE 29 genomic window:
- a CDS encoding DUF29 domain-containing protein, whose protein sequence is MTRHTQLYETDYDAWMAEQIHALQQGKLEALDIPHLIEELEGLNKSNKREMYSYLVILLAHLLKWQYQPKERSGSWEASICNNRSGIERVVADQPSLKNYWQEVLPKAYKEAKKLAAKETKLNINLFPGECPYLVHQLMDEEWLPQ, encoded by the coding sequence ATGACTAGACACACTCAACTTTATGAAACTGACTATGACGCGTGGATGGCAGAACAAATCCATGCTTTGCAACAAGGCAAGTTAGAAGCTTTGGATATCCCGCATTTAATTGAGGAGTTGGAGGGATTGAACAAGTCTAACAAGCGGGAGATGTATTCCTACTTAGTCATCCTTCTAGCTCACCTACTTAAGTGGCAGTATCAACCCAAAGAACGTAGCGGTAGTTGGGAAGCTTCAATCTGTAACAATCGTAGTGGCATAGAAAGAGTCGTTGCAGACCAACCCAGCTTGAAGAATTACTGGCAGGAAGTACTGCCGAAAGCTTATAAAGAAGCAAAAAAATTGGCTGCAAAGGAAACAAAATTAAATATCAACTTATTTCCTGGCGAATGTCCTTATTTAGTGCATCAACTAATGGATGAAGAATGGCTACCGCAGTGA
- a CDS encoding LL-diaminopimelate aminotransferase gives MATINDNYLKLKAGYLFPEIARRVNTFVEANPDAKIIRLGIGDVTEPLPEACRKAMIEAVEEMGDRATFRGYGPEQGYAWLREKIAAHDFQARGCKIAPGEIFISDGSKCDTGNILDIFGSNNSIAVTDPVYPVYVDTNVMAGHTRAASDRGEFEGLIYLPITAENKFTAQIPSQKVDLIYLCFPNNPTGAVAPKEYLKAWVDYAKANGSIIFFDAAYEAYITDPDIPHSIYEIDGARECAIEFRSFSKNAGFTGTRCAFTVVPKTLTAKATDGSDVELWKLWNRRQSTKFNGVSYIVQRGAEAVYSQEGQAQVKELVSFYLENAKIIREQLKKAGLAVYGGVDAPYVWVKTPDGLSSWEFFDKLLHTCNVVGTPGSGFGAAGEGYFRISAFNSRGNVEEAMKRITEKFKV, from the coding sequence ATGGCAACCATCAACGATAACTACCTCAAGCTCAAAGCGGGCTACCTATTTCCAGAAATTGCCCGGCGCGTCAATACCTTTGTAGAGGCAAATCCCGACGCGAAGATTATTCGGCTCGGCATTGGCGATGTGACTGAACCTTTGCCGGAAGCCTGCCGTAAGGCGATGATCGAAGCAGTTGAAGAAATGGGCGATCGCGCTACATTTAGGGGCTATGGTCCTGAACAAGGTTATGCTTGGTTGCGGGAGAAAATTGCCGCCCATGATTTTCAGGCACGAGGTTGTAAGATTGCGCCTGGTGAAATCTTCATCTCCGATGGCTCCAAGTGCGATACGGGCAATATTCTCGACATCTTTGGTAGCAACAATAGCATTGCTGTCACCGATCCCGTCTATCCCGTGTATGTGGACACCAATGTAATGGCAGGACATACCAGAGCTGCTAGCGATCGGGGTGAGTTTGAAGGCTTGATATATCTGCCTATCACGGCGGAGAACAAATTTACCGCACAGATTCCTTCCCAGAAAGTTGATTTAATTTACCTCTGCTTCCCCAATAACCCCACGGGAGCGGTTGCCCCAAAGGAGTACCTGAAGGCATGGGTAGACTATGCTAAAGCTAACGGCTCCATCATTTTCTTTGATGCTGCTTACGAGGCATACATCACCGATCCAGACATTCCCCATTCGATCTATGAGATTGACGGGGCGCGGGAGTGTGCGATCGAGTTTCGCTCTTTCTCTAAGAATGCCGGCTTTACCGGAACTCGCTGTGCCTTCACAGTCGTACCGAAGACGCTAACAGCGAAAGCAACAGACGGTTCGGATGTGGAACTGTGGAAGCTATGGAATCGCCGCCAGTCTACCAAGTTTAATGGAGTGTCCTATATCGTGCAACGCGGAGCGGAAGCGGTCTACTCGCAGGAAGGACAGGCACAAGTCAAGGAGTTGGTCAGCTTTTATCTAGAAAACGCCAAAATTATTCGCGAGCAATTGAAAAAAGCCGGATTGGCGGTGTATGGAGGCGTGGATGCACCTTACGTCTGGGTGAAAACGCCCGATGGTTTGTCCAGTTGGGAATTCTTTGATAAGTTGCTGCATACTTGCAACGTGGTAGGAACACCCGGTTCTGGTTTTGGTGCTGCTGGCGAAGGCTACTTCCGCATTTCGGCATTTAACAGTCGGGGGAATGTGGAGGAGGCAATGAAGCGGATTACTGAGAAGTTTAAGGTGTAA
- a CDS encoding Uma2 family endonuclease: MTAVFPVVKPVSHMHLAPGSTVTIPDVSWQEFESILQELGENRASRVAYSKGTLEITVPFPEQEKPKDLISDIVKILLKRTGRRYEPFGSTTFKREGTAGVEPDACFYIQNYQRMIGRRRLQADDPPPDLAIETDVTSKTTLDAYEAIAVPEVWIYDSGKLTIYVLGDGKYVESDTSPTFPQLPLTQMIPVTVERAWQVGSVQALEEFEAAVSPQRH, translated from the coding sequence ATGACTGCTGTATTCCCCGTTGTTAAACCTGTTAGCCATATGCATCTGGCTCCTGGTAGCACAGTCACAATTCCAGACGTGAGTTGGCAAGAATTTGAGTCGATTTTGCAGGAATTGGGGGAAAATCGAGCCTCTAGAGTTGCCTACAGCAAAGGCACTTTGGAAATCACGGTTCCTTTCCCTGAGCAGGAAAAACCAAAAGATTTAATTTCAGATATTGTAAAAATATTGCTGAAAAGGACAGGCAGAAGATACGAACCCTTTGGTTCAACGACCTTCAAGCGGGAAGGTACAGCAGGGGTTGAACCCGATGCTTGCTTTTATATTCAGAATTATCAACGCATGATTGGTCGTCGCCGCCTCCAAGCTGACGATCCACCTCCAGATCTAGCGATAGAGACAGATGTTACGTCTAAAACAACTCTCGATGCCTATGAAGCGATCGCCGTTCCTGAAGTGTGGATTTATGACAGCGGAAAACTCACAATCTATGTGCTTGGAGATGGCAAGTATGTAGAGTCTGATACCAGTCCTACTTTTCCCCAGCTACCCCTTACTCAGATGATTCCTGTTACAGTGGAACGTGCTTGGCAGGTAGGAAGTGTTCAGGCACTAGAAGAATTTGAAGCAGCGGTGTCGCCTCAGCGGCACTAA
- a CDS encoding transposase → MEQTLTLVCKLQPTPEQVAKIEATLKAFADACNYANEQVKPQITSKTTIQNMVYQDLRSKFDLSANLAVRACARVGANRKTAKAKGKPVKTFKPTSADYDARIFAFREKDWSASLTLNGGREHIKLKSANYQMGKLKGRCPTSAQLCKHKDGLYYLHIQLTDIAPEPIKSGKVIGVDFGRRDIAVTSSGDKWDGKQIKETRDRFSRVRASLQRKGTKGAKRALKRLSGRERKYQTWLNHTISRAIIADAKAKNAIVAIENLTGIRERTNSKPRNKIERRHSNSWGFYQLRVFLEYKGIQSGVEVIAVPPAYTSQTCHQCLHIGLRSDKVFKCGNCSWHGDADFNAANVISLLGGAFVSLPERSVLACSLSEPQARAKAPRL, encoded by the coding sequence ATGGAACAAACTCTGACATTGGTTTGCAAACTTCAACCTACTCCTGAACAGGTCGCCAAAATTGAGGCAACCTTGAAGGCGTTTGCGGATGCTTGCAACTATGCCAATGAGCAAGTCAAACCACAGATAACAAGTAAGACAACCATTCAAAACATGGTTTATCAAGACTTGCGCTCTAAGTTTGACTTGTCTGCTAACTTGGCAGTCAGAGCTTGCGCCCGTGTCGGAGCTAACCGCAAAACTGCCAAGGCTAAAGGTAAGCCTGTTAAAACATTCAAGCCGACGAGTGCTGACTACGACGCTCGGATCTTCGCTTTTAGGGAGAAAGACTGGAGTGCTAGTTTGACTTTGAATGGTGGCAGGGAGCATATCAAGCTCAAGAGCGCTAATTACCAAATGGGCAAACTCAAGGGTAGATGCCCAACCAGCGCCCAGTTGTGCAAACACAAAGATGGTTTGTACTACTTGCATATACAGTTGACAGATATTGCCCCAGAGCCAATTAAGTCTGGCAAAGTTATTGGAGTTGATTTTGGGCGACGCGATATAGCAGTAACCTCTAGTGGGGACAAGTGGGATGGAAAACAGATAAAGGAAACGAGAGATAGGTTTAGTCGAGTCAGAGCTTCTTTGCAAAGGAAAGGCACAAAAGGTGCAAAACGCGCCTTGAAACGGCTGTCGGGCAGAGAGCGGAAGTATCAGACCTGGCTGAACCATACAATCAGCAGAGCTATCATTGCTGATGCCAAAGCCAAAAACGCGATTGTTGCTATTGAAAACTTGACTGGCATTCGCGAACGAACTAACTCCAAACCTAGAAATAAAATTGAACGCAGGCACTCCAACTCGTGGGGTTTCTATCAACTTAGAGTTTTTCTGGAGTACAAAGGCATTCAGTCTGGGGTTGAGGTGATAGCTGTACCACCTGCCTATACAAGTCAAACTTGCCATCAGTGCCTACACATTGGCTTGAGATCGGACAAGGTTTTTAAGTGTGGTAACTGTTCTTGGCATGGCGACGCTGATTTCAATGCGGCAAACGTGATTTCTCTTCTTGGGGGAGCCTTTGTAAGCCTTCCCGAACGCTCGGTACTGGCTTGTTCTTTGAGTGAGCCACAGGCTAGGGCGAAAGCCCCGCGACTTTAG